Genomic window (Nicotiana sylvestris chromosome 7, ASM39365v2, whole genome shotgun sequence):
TGTCTCAAGCGGGCTTGTTGAGGATGCTGGTCAGCGTGTCAGTTAGCCATGCTTTGAGGAGTGTTTTTACAGCTGCGGGCGTCTTTTCCTCCATAGATGTGGAGGCTCCCTTACCACGAGACTTTGTGATGCTGCGGTGAGGGGTGATGAGCCACCTCACCTAGGAGAGGTACTGGGCATTGCGCCTTCGTCCACAGTTTCACAGCTTTCGTTGATGATGTTCATGAGGTTGGTCGGGAGGTCGTTTATTATCCTCGTATTTCCTTCTTGGTTACCGGCCATGTTGGGATTGGTGTACACAAAGAAAGAAGAACTTGTCTTCCGTAATGTTAATGGCTCGTGTTAGTTGCAGATCTAGAAGAAACTAAGAATTTAACTAGGAAATCTCCACAGACAGCGCCAAATTGTTTGGCCCAAAAACATAAATCTTGGTTCAAAtaattaatttcagttaaacataGGTTAATATTTATTAAGAATGACTTCTTCAGATCTTGATATCAGAAAAGTAGTTGGAAGACGATTTTGAAGAAAATAATGATACTATGTGATAAATGCCTTTTATTATCAAGATTAGCAACCATGTGTATGATATTCAATGAATGACAACATAATGACACTTATGTAAAAGGGAATAATTTAACCACCAAGAGGTGGGACAAAAGAACCTTTCACCTGACAATGATTGAATGATAGATCCTCAAATAGTTGAGGATTCCTCGGATCTGACGAGAATCTTAGTGAAATGAAAAGTAACGTAAAATGTTGTATTGAATGAAGAGTAAATCTTTTTCAAAGTATTGTTATTACAAAATGAGTTTCAAGTGCCCCTCTTCGCTCtcttttttctatttatatgggatCTCTTCCCAAAAACTCTAATAGTATAAATGTAAGGAAGATTCGATTATGAAAATCATCCTCGCTAAGGGTGCTAATCCGACGTGTATCATGTTTGTATCCTTGTTCCCGATCATACCATAACAAACGGTCTAGAAACGAGCTTTCGATCGTGGAAACCGATATTATCGAATAGCTAGTGTTGAGCCGCTCGCACGGGGAGTTGATCGTCTGAAGAATTGTTCGTAAGAAGAATTGAAGACAGACGTTGAGCCTTGAAGAGAAAAGGTTCACCCTCGCTAGTAGGTCAAGCACGTGTCGATGACGTGTTATTTATGACCACTACATATACCATTATAACACACTGATTTGTCACCCCTTTCTTATAAGATGTACATATTTGAAAGAAAGGATTGTGTACCTTGTGTGTGGTTTGCGTTATCTCCATAATGTTTTTTTCAGCTTTTAATATTTGCTACTTCAAATCTTGTAGAGGCCATTAAATTTGGCAACAAAAATTGCAAGAAACGTTGCTTGCTTTAAGGGttatgtcgggtttgaattttaGTAGTGCTTCTTCACGAATCACAAGTGCATTAATTTACGAAAGTCCACTATAATTAGGCCCCACAACATATGCCATTTGTTTAAAATATAAACTGCGAAAGTAGAATATCGAATtgtttatatatattaaaacttACTGGCAGAGCGACTTTAATAAATTTCAAATGCATCATACTATAGGATTAAGTTAGAAACGTCAGAGTTGGTGGAATTTCTATAGGAGATGGATAATACATGACATGTTTATTCAAATCTTCGAAAGGCTTAGAATAAACAAACATTTCTCAAACCCGGCCCATGGTTCAATCGTCAAGATGGAATGTaaaaaaaactacaaataacAAGAAATCCATTAGGAAATGAGAGGAATGCATATGAGAATGGAACCTGGTAAATTTAACTATAAAATGGTTACTGGGCATCTAGGAGAGTGAAGCATATCATGGTTGTTTCAAATATTTACCATTTTGATACATTGAATAGTtaagggtcgtttggttggaatacgatttataTCGGTATAAGTTATACCGATATAAGTTATATTGGAATAAGTTATGCTGAGATTAGTTATGCtgagattgttgtttattcattgtttggtatgttgtattaataatgacaattgcataatttctaagaagaaggtataagaccggtgctaattaccccaccttctataagATATAAGTTATCCCgatgttaaaattaacaccgggataacttatacctggtttgctaaccaaacagagtattaaggtggtattaaattcttataccacccttataccttcttatacctcataccaaacgaccccttaataaTTATGAATATCAAGGTGTTTGGATGGCTTTTAAGCTGGTCAAATCAGTTTTTTAGCTTTTTTCAATGTTTGGCAAAGTCAAAAACTACTAAAAGTAAgttaaaaattacttaaaataagccaaaaacAATATGACATTATGTGGCACAAGCGAGGGATTAAATATTTTTTATCAAGTACCGAAATTCCATACAATATGTTGTCACGAAATGAAGACAAAGAGGGTCCATGATAAGGCCTGAATATTCCAAGGAAAATATTTATTGGATCATATATAACAAAAATACTactctatatatgtatataaaaagattttacactCCCAAATTAATTACTTAATAGTCCATTATAATTAACTTTTTATATAAAATATGAATTAATACCTGCAAAACATAAGAAATAACCTATTACAAGTGATAAAACATTAAAACTACACCGATCATGCAAAAATCTCTTAGATTATCAGTGTACCTAAATTCTATTTCTATGTTACGGGATAAGCTTTTCTTGTCTCATAACATCAACCCAATGTAAAATTGAATCCAACATATGATACCTCGTTGTGAATCCAAGTCGATCTGCTTTATCTCTTGTACATAAAATCTTGGGGCAACTAAAGAGAACGTCTAGGAATTTGGAATTTGCTATCTCCTCCATCTGGGCATGAACCAGGTCATTTTTCGTGACAATTTCATTCCACACTTGTTCCTTGTTTGCCATGAATTCGGTGATTCTAAAATTTGGATCGAACATGTTTTCAGGAACTGTGACCCCAAATTTTAAGCCAATAGCAGGCCAAATCTCTTTCCACGTAAAGTTTGAGCCATTTATCGCATTAAAAGCTTGGCCATCTGTGGAATAAAATGTTTCATTGGTGGCTGACCAAATATGCTGCTGAGCAACAAGCCTAGCATCTGATCCATCCACCCACATTTCTTCCCAACATTCCTTTTTCCCACCAAATACAAAAGGCAGATTCAAATGTTTACAAATTGTTCCATAGACACACAAACTTCCCATAAAATTAAAAGTTGTCCTATGAGAACTGCCTATGATCAAACCTGGTCTGTGGACAGACCATGCTATTTTTCCTCTTAATTTCACCTTGAGCAAGTCCTCCAGTGCATAATAGAAGTTATACTCAGAATCATCTCTGGGACATTGTTCGTCGTAATAACAAACTTGTTTTGTACTAgaacaatatgtcttttgtaatGAGACGTAATGCTTGGTTCCTGTCTGTAGAGAAATATGTTTGAGTGCTTTAGCTCTTGGGAGGATAGCATTCAAGACATTATTCATCATGCTTTTGTTTTGCTCACAAATCTGTGGAGTATCTAGAGGAAATTGGCTTGCCCAAGTCACCCAAAATATATGAGTTGCATCAACCAATGAAGATAGCTTTTTTTGGGTTTCCGAGGTGTTTAGGAGATCACAAGAAATGAAATGGTAACGTGGATTTTGGGATGTGCTTATTTTTTCTGGCCTTCGACATATGCCGTATACCTTCCATTTAGATGTTGAGAGAAGCTGATTGGCTAGCTCCTTTCCCACTAGCCCCGTTACTCCACAGATGACAGCAACATATTCAGCTGGACTACTTTCTTCTCTTTGGACAGCCATCTCTTTTTTTGATCCCTTGGGTCTCAACACTCCTCGTTCATATCACGAGTCAAATGAAATGTTATAATGTACATAGGAAGTGCTTATAAACTGTGACTTTTCAAAAGCTTATGGATAGATGTTAAAGAATTGTCAAATGGGACGGTATTTTCGTGGTAATATGGGTAAGGTAGAGATTactgttagcggaaacgtaaaagaaagaacacaagatttaacgtggttcggatcaaaataatcctacgtccaccagagaacagttgcctttttaatattaacaaaggaaggggagagttcccaattacacttaagagaatttctctcttaactctctactcactacaatgtgttgtattatttttgggatggtttctacaaatgaaggagtgcatctatttatagaggtaaagacctcctcttgatgtcattggtgacatcaaactacctcctcttgatgtcatgggtgacatcaaaggaggaagcttcctcctagcatccacaccaactctttccaccaactcttccaattggcatgccattgttgactaaacataaaccaacaccttcaatctccaccttggtttgcgtttcgagcgtgcgtgtgaacaactctggccaaaacttctaagcttactgggcaaccccgttgtaagaaacaagaagaatcaaaccattgttgaacataccacctccacctaacaactgttctcttcggagttgcatcagttgatgcacacccccgccaagtccttgcagtgtgcaaacttagcgagtgggactatcttggtcaacatatctgcagcattatcgtctgtgataaccttcacgaccttgatagttccctcttcaacaacatctcgaataaaatgaaatctgacatcaatgtgtttagtgcgctcatgaaatctctgatttttcattagatgaatagcactctgactatcacatctaagagttgattccagctgaaccaaactcaattccgctactaaaccttTCAACCAGATTGATTCATTCACTACCTCCGCTGCTGCCaagtattctgcttctgtcgtagacaaagcgacaatcgactgcagagtcgacttccaactaacgacactgccaacgagggtaaagatgtatccagatgtggaccttcttctgtcaagatctcctgcatagtcagaatctacataaccgagaattgaaatacctccaccactttttcgaaaggtcagaccaacaccagaagctcctttgagatatctcaatatccacttgacagcttcccaatgcctctttcctgggctggacatgtatctacttaccacacttacagattgagcaatatctggacgtgtgcataccatagcatacataatgctaccaactgcactggcataaggaatctttgacatatgctccacctcatcctcggactgaggcatttgtaactctgaaagtttaaaatgaggagctaatggtgtacttacaggcttgcacgtatgcatattgaatctcttgagaaccctttcaatatacctcttctgagaaagatgtacaacaccgtcttctcttgaaatctccataccaaggattttctttgcagctcctaaatccttcatgtcaaattccttactcaacagtttcttcaaagcatttatctctgtaatgttgttagcagcaataagcatatcatcaacatacaacagtaaataaatcattgagttaccagacatcttcttgtgatacacacagctatcaaatgcactccttgagaattcatgtgtagtcatgaatgcatcaaacctcttgtaccactgtctaggggattgcttcaaaccatacaaagacttctttagttggcatacgtgatcttcttttccctcagctaggaaaccttcaggttgatccatatagattgtctcttctagatcaccgtgtaagaaagcagttttgacatcaagctgttgaagctccaagtcaaattgggcaaccaatgctagtagcacgtgaattgagctatgcttcacgactggagagaaaatctcattgtagtcaattccctccttctgactgaatccttttgcaaccaatctcgccttgaacctagcatcttccacttcaggaattccctctttctttcggtagacccacttgcatccaactgtcctcttccccttttgtcttttcactaagacccatgtctgattcttgtgaagagactccatctcttcagtcatggctaaccgccattgtacaacatccttgcaagaagttgcttcaatatacgaggagggatccagatccttaatctcttcttgtgcagttacgaacgcatatgcaatcaagtttgcttgatctataaggcgtttcggttctcgtgtctgcctcttctccctcccctttgcaattgtgtatggttcattgacagcaagttcttcaaggtctacatcttctgactcatctttaacctgagtctcttgatccttttccttggcaagctccaccggaagctccacctgctcgtcgttcttgtttcctgaaaactccacggaaactttacggggatcaagtatagaggattcatcaaaggtgacatctctactaactataaatttgagtaaagacaaacaccaaagtttgtacccttttactccatccacataccctacgaatatggccttcttagcccttggttcaagctttccttcattaacgtgataataagctggacacccaaatactcgtaagtatgaatagttagagggttcacctgaccatacctcattcggagtcttaaagtcaattgccgatgctggagatcgattgacaatatgagcagcagtgtgaactgcttcagcccaaaatactttggacattttggcttgtaggagcatacaacgagccttttcaagaagagttctgttcattctctcggcaactccattctgctgtggggtatgcctgacagtcctatgtcttgagatcccatgaaccttgcagaattcattaaactcttcattgcaaaactccaagccattgtctgtgcgaagatacttgattttccgctccatttgattttcaaccaaaatcttccactctttaaatgcttcaaaagcatcactttttgccttcaaaaaatgcacccaaacctttcgtgagaaatcatcaataaaagtgagaagatacctctttttgcccttcgatggaagtttagagggaccccataaatctgaatggatgtagtctagcactcctcttgtcttgtgtttgccagtgctgaagctgaccttcttttgcttccctagaacgcagtgctcacagaagtcaagtgtGCTGATCTTTTCACCTTCCAAAaggttacgattgctcaacatctccagtccacgtgcgctcatatgacccagtctcatgtgccatagtcttgccttgtcatcattagataactgcactgtagatgcatttgcagagccaacaatggtgcttccggccaatgtgtaaaggccgttctccagcttgcctttcagcatgactaaagaacctttagtcacctttatagttcctgcttcgctcatgtacctgtagccttgttcatccagagtactcagggagatcaaattcttcttcagatcaggaacatgacggacttgtgtaatagtcctcacgactccatcatggcagcgaacccgaactgagccaatgccaactattgcacaagttgcattattgcccattactacggttcctccacttttctcatagctgctaaaccagtcttttcggaacgtcatatgcagagtgcaagcagagtctaacacccatttgtttccataactactattattattacacgatgttgttagtacataatcattatcaaaatcatgtacctgttcaactgtggatgcactcgccttttccttggactttgacattgggcagtctcgttcaaagtgccccttcttgccacaaccccaacactctgtattcttcttgttcacacgagactttgatctgtgctttgatttggtctttccctgttggctagtccggcctcttacaaagaggccacttgcctggtcatctctatctccttcaatgtgcctccgcacatcactagagttaagtgcctgccgcacttgctcaagcttgataggctccttgctatacatcattgaattctcaatatcacgatatcctgaagtcaatgaaaatagcaaagcacatgcaagcgtctcctcctcctttttaattcctgcaatctgtaagtccatgacaagtttattgaacgcatctaaatgatcttgtaacgaagtacctgaccccatcttaaatgtgtgaagacgccgttgtaacaacatccttgttgtcactgatcggtcttggtatagcccttctagcttttcccataactgtttggccgtctcttcggtacccgtactcacttcacaaagcacgttaggtgcaagggatagttggattgcactcaatgcatccccttcaatcttctccttgtcgggagctgatatatccttaggatactttccgtcaatagcatggattgaaccttccctccgcagtaacaccatcatctggatcttccagatattgaagttgttgcgtctactgaatctatcaatttcaaacttcatggaactcatctttgcttgttcttcctccttggataGTTAAAGAATCctgttgctctgataccaatttttagcggaaaagtaaaagaaagaacacaagatttaacgtggttcggatcaaaataatcctacgtccaccagagaacagttgcctttttaatattaacaaaggaaggggagagttcccaattacacttaagagaatttctctcttaactctctactcactacaatgtgttgtattatttttgggatggtttctacaaatgaaggagtgca
Coding sequences:
- the LOC104235526 gene encoding 3-oxo-Delta(4,5)-steroid 5-beta-reductase, whose amino-acid sequence is MAVQREESSPAEYVAVICGVTGLVGKELANQLLSTSKWKVYGICRRPEKISTSQNPRYHFISCDLLNTSETQKKLSSLVDATHIFWVTWASQFPLDTPQICEQNKSMMNNVLNAILPRAKALKHISLQTGTKHYVSLQKTYCSSTKQVCYYDEQCPRDDSEYNFYYALEDLLKVKLRGKIAWSVHRPGLIIGSSHRTTFNFMGSLCVYGTICKHLNLPFVFGGKKECWEEMWVDGSDARLVAQQHIWSATNETFYSTDGQAFNAINGSNFTWKEIWPAIGLKFGVTVPENMFDPNFRITEFMANKEQVWNEIVTKNDLVHAQMEEIANSKFLDVLFSCPKILCTRDKADRLGFTTRYHMLDSILHWVDVMRQEKLIP